Below is a genomic region from Nitrospira lenta.
AGCGGAATCCCATACTCTTCCAAATCCTTGCTCCAGTAGTGCGCCGGCGGCCGTCGATTAATGCCGATCTCAATCGCGGCACCGTTGCCGCCTTGCACCAGCCCATCGGCATAGCGATAGAACCCGTCGAGCACCTCAGCCACCCCTTCTTCGAGCAGTCTATTCTGGAACTGCTTGCGCAAGTGCTCACGCCCATAGCGCAAGGCCGCGCCGGGAGAGTCAATGCCGCCCTTCATACAATCTGCGGCCAGCTCCATGCTGACCCCGGTGCGCACAAAGCGGCCCGTGTTTCGCAGCACCGCATGCGTTGCGGATTCCTCAGCCTGTACCGGCGCCTTACCGAGCAACAATTTCTCAACCATCGCGGGCTGCTTTTTGATCAAGGCCGCCACATCGCTGCCTGGCAGGTTCGGCAAATCGAACAACCCGGCATGAACCTTCGACTCCAGCGCCGTCAGCGGATGCTGATATTCCACCTGCGCCTGCGCCTGCAACGCCAGCCCTGCGCTAACGCCCGCCTCTTTCGCCATCCCGATCCACTCAACCGCTCGCACGCTCGCCAGCGGCGCAATCGAGTCCGACGCACCCTCCAAACGCGCATTCAAGACGCGAGACAGTCCTGCGTGACCAGACGTCAGCTGATGCACCCGCACCGCGCGCACAAACATTTTAATCTGGGCTTCGGCATCCGGATGCCGCTGTGCGAGGGCGAGCAGTGCATCCACGTCGTTCAATCCTTTTTCCTGAACGACAGACAGCGCATCCAACGCAACAGTTTTTGGCAGAGGGATCGCGAGGTTGGCCAGCACCTTCGCAAAATCACTGTGGCTGTTTTGCACAGGATCAAGCTGTTGCACACGCTGGAGCAATCCCAGTGCATCGAGACAACCGTCTGCATGCTTTTCATTGAGCGGCGGAATCTGATGAGCAGACACTGCGGCCTTCAGCATCTGAGCCATCTTCTGTGCAGGCTCACGCAACAGCTCGTCTAGCTCGCTCGCGCCTCCCTGCCGGACAAGACCATAAAAGAAGGGCCAGCCATATTTGCGCAGAATGCCTTGCTGGGCCGCGTGCTCGTCAGTCAGCCGCAAGACGGCATCCCGCACCATGCGGCTGGATGCCGCCCATGCCTGAATGGCTGCGCGGTCGAATCCTGTCTCAATTGCGAGAAAGTCGAGATCGCTCGCGGCAATATCCTCGGGTGGAAGGTCCGCCCGCGTCTGGCCAGTCCTCGTTTTGAGCTGCGGCGCGCCTTGTCCTTTGAGGAGCGGCACAACGGCCTCGCCGATTCGCTGCCATTCGGATACGACCCCTACATTAGATAGCGTGAACGAGACAGTTTGGTCGCGGTCTGGCTTCTGAACTTCCTGCTTAGCCAGCGCATCACCCTCAGCGGTTTCACAGACCTCGACAATGAGCCAAGGAGACCGGCGTGACGGCAGATCGCCAAGCTGAAAATCATCAGGACGGTAGTCGATGCGATAGCCGCCGTTCGCAGCGGTTTCGCTGGTACCGAGCAACTGCGGAAATCGCAAATCGCGGTCTAACGCACGCACGATCATATTGGGCAGCGGGCTACCCTTCGCATCTGTCACCAGCCCCCGCACCGTATAGGACTGAGCAGGCACTTGGATGTTCAGCTGGTATGCCGCCGGAGCATTGTTCTTTTTCTTACTGGCAAACAGCGCCTCGCTCAGATCGTTATAGACACGCACGATCACATCGGCGCCGCCACGCTCTTTAGGGCTGCGGCGAAACGAGGCGGCGCTGTAGGAAATCGTATAGGCGCCCGCCGCGTCCGTCGTCGCCTGGCCGAGCCGGTCTTCTCCAGACTCGTCCTTGTCGTAGGCGATGACGGTCAAACCGGTTGCCGGTCTTGCATCCGCATACGTCACAGTCCCCAAGACGACAAACGTCTCGACGGTATCAATTGACGATCTTTTGCCAGGCTTCTTCGTGGCGGCCTTGCTGCGCACAGACGGCTTCTTAGCTGAGGGAGCTTTGGTTTTTGATGAACGCTTCGGCGACTTGGCCATTGCTATCGTCTCCGTGACTTACATGGTTGTGCGGTTGATCGGCTCACACAGACGAGCCAGACAGCGAAACGAGCTATGAATCTCTGTTATCAATTTGGACTTGTTCGACATTATCCTTGTCATTTCGCCAGAAGATCCTAGATATATCCACTCAATTACAATGCCACTTTGACTGCCTCAATGGCTCGCACAACCTAGCTCTCACTATTTCAATTGACCATCAGGCTTTCTAAATATGCTCCACCCTTTCATAGCAGTCTTTATTGACTGCCAATTCTTTTCTCGCTCATCTGGGGTCATTTTCGGCACCGCGTGAAGCAGCCGTGGAGGAGACTTCTGCTCGATCTCACGAGACCGCAATAAGACTTCATGTGCTATCCCCAAACGGAACCATGCAAATCCACCGTTGGAGCTTGATGGCCCTGCCACGCCAGAATCCCATCCGCCACGATATTCACCTTCCTTCTTCCATTGATGCAGCGGTTGAAACATACCGAGTCCAGCTTGGGATACCGACTCTCTCCCCCAATCGCCGAATAGGCCGGGTCCAGATCTGCCCCAAAGGTAGTAGTGCGCGTCACGAAGCAGCACGCTCGTGGATGCATTCGAAAGCTTTGGGACATAGGACACCTGTTGCCGTCGCATGCTTTGGATATAATCACCTGCAACTTCCAGCATATCTTGAGTCGAATGATCGCCATCTCCCAATTTCAACGCCGTTTTCAGTAACACCATATTGACAACCATCTGAACTCTTCGAACATGTTCAGGATCATCTATCCGGTCATCCCATCGAACTCTTATCTCAGAATGTTCCTCCTCAACCCACTTAGGTAAATCATTGGCCTCAAAATCGTCAATGACTGCGGAAAGCACTTGCTGATTCTCAGAAGTCTTAACAGGCTGCTTAGGTAGTTCGGCGTCTATTTTTTGGACCAGCACGCGGTCTTGCTCTGTCGGATCAGGATGGCAGGCCGACAGACACAGCGTGTGATGCTCATTTGGTCTATCCTGCGTTCCCGATATATCGACTCGAATGATCGGCGAACTACTGCAAAATTGAAACACATTCGGACCTCCAGAAATTCCAATGGGGTCGACGCTTCCCCATCTTCCCAGCCATGGCATGTAATATCGTGCTGTGTGATAGCTCAGCCCACTCTCCTCATCCCTCTCCATCCCCGTATAGCGATACCGTTTCGCCGGCGCTTCGCTGTCTCGTGTCATCGCCCGATAGGCGCTCGTGCCGTAGGGGTGATATTCCTCATAGGAAATGATTGCGGCCTCGTGATCCAGCTCCAGACAGGCAGATCCTAGATGATTGCTGTACTGATAACGGTACAGCGGTCCCGTTTTATAGTTGCGGCCATCAGCATGGGTTTTGTTAGTCGCACGCACATCATCCACCAGCAGCACTCGCTGCTCGCCTTCAAAGAGGTGATGGGACTCGATCTCCTCGACCGGCGTCGTGCCGCTCCCGCTATAGCGGCGATAGCGCTCATAGCCGCCGAGATAGATACGTTCCCAGTAGCCGCCGCCGCTTTGCGCCACGATGCGTTTCCGGCTGCGCTGCTTGCCGCTGTCATATTGATAATGCGCCGTGCCGCCGCCGCCGAGAGCAAGACGCGCGATCATGTCGCGGTGATCCCATTGCATCTGTTGGCCTAGCGCGACATTGGCCACGTTCAGCATGTTGCCGTGGGTGTCGTAGCCATAGGTCACCGCTTGGGTTCTGTCGCCGCCGGTCCAGGTCTGCCACAGGCGATTGCTGACAGCCTGATTGGCATCCTCGAACGCATAGGCATAGTCGCGCGTCCAGCCACCGATAGCGCCGGTCACGACATGACGCATCTGTCGGATATTGCTCACGCTGTCGTAATGATAGCGCTGGGTGTAGTTGCGCAAAGCATTGCCGTCTTGCACCGGGAAATCTGCAGCATCGTCTCGATCGAACTGGCCGGGGGCATCGGCGTTCGCCACACTCTCGCGACCGGTGGCAGAAATCAGGCGGTATAGGGCGTCGTATTCGTACCGGCTGCGCGGCTCGACCATGACGTTGGCAAAGAAGACCGGCTTATAGGCTTCATCGTAGATCTCCGTAATGTTGCCGACCGGGTCGTAGGTGTAGTGCAGTTGCTGGACGATGCCGGCGTCCTGCAAATTCGAGTGCCGTTGCGGAAAGCTGCTCGCATCGGCCGGACGCGTGGTTCGAATTTGCTTCAAGCGAAACGTCGTCTCATCGTAGTCGTACTGAGTCAGCGTGCCGTTGCCGAGTTCGAGATATTCTTTCTGGCCTTTGACGTTGTAACGAATCGCTTTGATGGCATTCGTCGTGGCCCCACGCAGGGCAAGAGTTTCACTTTCCAGAATCCCGCGCTCGTTATAGACAGGCTGGTACACCGCTCCCGCGCCGCCAAGCCGGTGCCAATTCTCCTGCCGCGTCATGCGGTTCACAGCATCGTGCTCGGTAAGCTGCACATAGGATTCTGGCTCAAGCGTGCCGGCCGGAGTGCCCTGCCAGTCAATGATGGATGCGGTCGCATCGTTTACCAATGTCCGGCGCGTCTCCTGCACATTGCCCTTGAAATCGCGCCGTACGGTTTCAACCAAGCCGCTGGAATCGTAGCGGCGAATCAATTGGCCGTTAAGATTATTGAGATCATTCGGCGCCGCGTCCTGGTATTCATACCGCTCAATCATGATCGGCGCACTGGCATTGATCGTGAGCCACTGCGCCACCGGCCGGTGGAGCGAATCGTAGTCCGTACGATAGACACGATTCTCCCTGGTCGCTGCGCTGCCATGCGGGGTTTCGTTCAGATCCCAGGCCAGCATGGGTTTGCCGGCGGCGTCCATTAACAGCCAGCGGTCGCCTGCATCCATGCTGTGCTGAAACAGCAAATTGCCGGCGATGTCGTAGCAGGGCACTGCATCAGCAGGCAGCGCGTTGCTTGCATCGTTGTTCGCCTTGGCCGGCGCGATGTACTGCATCACCAGATGGCCGCGCGCGTCTCGGATCCACAGCGGCTTGCCCTCGGCATCGAGCCGAGTGAACGTAAGAAACGCCTCGTCCACGCCACCGGCTCGGTTGTGGGCAATCGCAATGACATCACGCCCCAAACTGTCGAGATGCACCTGCGACGGGGTGTTGGCGTGCTGCGCGGCCAGCCAGGCCGCGCGCTGATCGGGCGTCGCAGTCGATTCCCCGGTAATGGGATTGCGCGGCAACGGTTGGTCGTACGGAAACGGACTGCGATCTCCATACCAACGGCTCTCCAACACCGTGTCGTTCGCGTCGAAGCTCGTCACGTGCCAAGGCGAGAACTCCACGCGGCTGAACGTACCGTCCGGCATCTCGGTGCGCACCACACGCCCGGCGGCATCGTAGTACATGATCGGCGTGACACCATTGGGGCCAGGCATTTCGCAGCCAAAGTGATCGCTAAACGCAGGCTCATATTGCTTGACTGGTTTACCCTTGTTGTTGAGTACCGTCAGTCCGTTGATGATCCAACGCAGAGCGGTTTGGCCGGGAGCGGGTTCAGCCTGCGCCTTCTTCATCAAGACATTGCCGCTACCGTCTGAGCATTCGAGAGCGACTTGCAATGGACTATTGCCGCCGCCCGGTGCAGTCGCATGTATCTCGCGCACGATGCCGCACGCGCCTGCCGGCCTAGTCGCCCATCCGGTCACGTGCCCATTGGCATCACGGCTCTCGCCGAAGTGATACACAAACCGGGCGGTCGCCCGATTGAGCCAGGCCCGCGCCCTCGGCTCATTCAGCGCACCGTCTGTGCAAAACGCTTGCACCTCGGCGGCCGACGGGTTCGCGAGATCGTCATCGAAACCGGCGAGATCGTCGCCTTCCGTCCCGTCCCCGTTGCCCTTTACCGCCGACGCCACCACCATGCCGAGCACATCGAAATAGACTTCCGTGCGATTGCCATTGAGATCGATCATTTCGGCTGGCGCAAGCACACGGTAATCGAATCTGGCAATGCTGACGCTGTTACCCAATGCATCCGAGCTGGAGCGGACGTACAAATCCAGCGGGTCGTAGTCCAGCGTGGTCGTGTTCCCAAAGGAATCGATAAACTTCTCAGGAAGATAGAAATGGTACGCCGCGTCGCTCTTGAATCCGGCGATACCAGAGCGCATCCACCATTGCTCGGTGAGCATCGACGACAGCGCGGTGCCGGAGACATATCCGGAAAGAGTCGGCGTATTCAGACGTGTGACGACATCGGAAGTGAGTTTTGCGCCGAACACGGCGTTGAGCAGCGCTCTCGTCAGCGCAAGTTTGTAGGTCTCGTACGGCAAGCCGAGCCAGGCATAGGCGCCAAATGGTTCTGGGCCGGTCAGATCATCTTTCCAATACAGCGTCCGCGTCCATTCGACCAGGCGCTTGTGCGCCCGGTCATCGGTCGGTCGCTCATGGTACGCCAGCGAGACCACCGGTTTCGGCCCCTGCCCAGGCAGAAGGTCGCTGAGGGCGAAGGCCCTCACATCGTCGAGTGAGAAATAGAGGCCAGCGCTGGGCGAAAATCCACCCGCGCTATCGGCGCCGGTCAATTCATAGGTGAGGACTTCGCACGGAGCCGGCAACCGATGGCGGTGCAGATCCTCCGGCAACTCAGCGGTAAAGTGCGTCTCGGTATAGGCAATGTGCCGCTCGCGTTGGACCCTGCGAATGAGGTCTTGCTGGTCCTGCGTGAGGAGATTGGCGGAATCCCCGAAGGGAACCAGGCGTGGATAGACCACGGCGACGGATTGCTGCGCACGGCCATAGGCATCGAATCGCAGGTTGAGCGTATGCGCAATGCG
It encodes:
- a CDS encoding SpvB/TcaC N-terminal domain-containing protein, with the translated sequence MTPSSSGRSTESASSQYPGARTSGSSGTPSENSFQTTAPSVSLPKGGGAIRGIGEKFAANPVTGTGSMSVPIAMSPGRSGFGPQLSLSYDSGAGNTPFGLGWNLSLPAITRKTDKGVPRYHDGDKSDVFILSGAEDLVPVLNEDGSRYEDTTSAQGYRIRRYRPRIEGLFARIERWTNAQGVSHWRSISKDNVTTLYGSTDKSCVADPAAAPHIFSWLICESYDDTGNAIVYEYAGENDDHVDRGRANERNRARTANRYLKRIKYGNHVSRLAQPDLTQASWMFEVVFDYGDHDPDVPLPDELAAPWPIRQDPFSTYRAGFEVRTYRLCRRVLMFHHFSELGAAPCLVRSTDLHHAPGPIASLLTSVTQSSYRRKSDGTYRKKSLPPVEFTYSEVVIGDEVHEVDAASVENLPQGLDHSRYQWVDLDGEGLSGILTEQSGAWFYKRNQSAVPVKNAAGHATTVARFAPLERVATMPSPANLSGDQQFMDLAGNGRLDVVDFEGPVPGFFARTSNEEWAPHRPFTSIPNIAWQDPNLKLIDLTGDGHADILITEDHAFTWYQSMAEAGFASAETVRQAIDEEQGPRLVFADGTQSIYQADMSGDGLTDLVRIRNGDVCYWPNLGYGRFGAKVAMDRAPWFDAPDLFDQRRIRLADIDGSGLVDILYLTGQGVQLYFNQSGNAWSERRLITTFPRIDNLSAVSTVDLLGNGTACLVWSSPLPGDARSTLRYIDLMGGLKPHLLIKTVNNLGGETDIVYAPSTKFYLQDKQAGRPWITKLPFPVHCVETVTVRDKWRGTAFSSTYSYHHGYFDGIEREFRGFGRVEQVDIERFGKFAEGNSASPYITDDQTLYQPPIKTVTWYHTGAAVDRERILSALKHEYVAIPGFTEHQLPEPTLTPADLSAEEWREALRACKGMVLRQEVFELDVDELVQGVELPVRLYTTAYHNCAITRLQPQGINRHAVFLVTESEAITYHYELDLRQAALSPDPRIAHTLNLRFDAYGRAQQSVAVVYPRLVPFGDSANLLTQDQQDLIRRVQRERHIAYTETHFTAELPEDLHRHRLPAPCEVLTYELTGADSAGGFSPSAGLYFSLDDVRAFALSDLLPGQGPKPVVSLAYHERPTDDRAHKRLVEWTRTLYWKDDLTGPEPFGAYAWLGLPYETYKLALTRALLNAVFGAKLTSDVVTRLNTPTLSGYVSGTALSSMLTEQWWMRSGIAGFKSDAAYHFYLPEKFIDSFGNTTTLDYDPLDLYVRSSSDALGNSVSIARFDYRVLAPAEMIDLNGNRTEVYFDVLGMVVASAVKGNGDGTEGDDLAGFDDDLANPSAAEVQAFCTDGALNEPRARAWLNRATARFVYHFGESRDANGHVTGWATRPAGACGIVREIHATAPGGGNSPLQVALECSDGSGNVLMKKAQAEPAPGQTALRWIINGLTVLNNKGKPVKQYEPAFSDHFGCEMPGPNGVTPIMYYDAAGRVVRTEMPDGTFSRVEFSPWHVTSFDANDTVLESRWYGDRSPFPYDQPLPRNPITGESTATPDQRAAWLAAQHANTPSQVHLDSLGRDVIAIAHNRAGGVDEAFLTFTRLDAEGKPLWIRDARGHLVMQYIAPAKANNDASNALPADAVPCYDIAGNLLFQHSMDAGDRWLLMDAAGKPMLAWDLNETPHGSAATRENRVYRTDYDSLHRPVAQWLTINASAPIMIERYEYQDAAPNDLNNLNGQLIRRYDSSGLVETVRRDFKGNVQETRRTLVNDATASIIDWQGTPAGTLEPESYVQLTEHDAVNRMTRQENWHRLGGAGAVYQPVYNERGILESETLALRGATTNAIKAIRYNVKGQKEYLELGNGTLTQYDYDETTFRLKQIRTTRPADASSFPQRHSNLQDAGIVQQLHYTYDPVGNITEIYDEAYKPVFFANVMVEPRSRYEYDALYRLISATGRESVANADAPGQFDRDDAADFPVQDGNALRNYTQRYHYDSVSNIRQMRHVVTGAIGGWTRDYAYAFEDANQAVSNRLWQTWTGGDRTQAVTYGYDTHGNMLNVANVALGQQMQWDHRDMIARLALGGGGTAHYQYDSGKQRSRKRIVAQSGGGYWERIYLGGYERYRRYSGSGTTPVEEIESHHLFEGEQRVLLVDDVRATNKTHADGRNYKTGPLYRYQYSNHLGSACLELDHEAAIISYEEYHPYGTSAYRAMTRDSEAPAKRYRYTGMERDEESGLSYHTARYYMPWLGRWGSVDPIGISGGPNVFQFCSSSPIIRVDISGTQDRPNEHHTLCLSACHPDPTEQDRVLVQKIDAELPKQPVKTSENQQVLSAVIDDFEANDLPKWVEEEHSEIRVRWDDRIDDPEHVRRVQMVVNMVLLKTALKLGDGDHSTQDMLEVAGDYIQSMRRQQVSYVPKLSNASTSVLLRDAHYYLWGRSGPGLFGDWGRESVSQAGLGMFQPLHQWKKEGEYRGGWDSGVAGPSSSNGGFAWFRLGIAHEVLLRSREIEQKSPPRLLHAVPKMTPDEREKNWQSIKTAMKGWSIFRKPDGQLK